cttggtgggcgagtcagactcgcacttgtccagttttttttacatattttctataattatgGCGTCAGTAACTGCGTACATGATTCAGAATTATCAGGAACTTGCTTAATAACTCATTAAAAATGCCGGAATAATTTAAAGTGTGAGAATTAGAAaattttctagtattttaatatagTATGCTGCATGTCATTGCTAACCAATAATGGATTAAAAtcaaaacttcaaaaaatatttagaccACACAGGGGTGTTAAGCAGGCAAAATTTTCCTAACTAAACACAGTTGGCAGTACCTTGGCCTTGCCAGCTTGCTTGTGGGCCTTGGCTAAGAAATATACAATTCAAGTTGCTCTGGCTCGGACACTAGGCTCAGCCTATCTTGTAGCTACGAATAATAATTGGTTCAAAAAGCCAATAAGAGAAactactaaaaatttaaattattaatataaatgtgataaaaataaataaatagtaaatgtaATGTTGTGACTAGTTGTATGTTTGTATAGCCAGCATTAAACATTTAAAGCATTTGCTATATTTCCAGTATGGCTAACTACCTGATGCGCAGAGCGCTGCTAGATGCAGTCCGCGTTCCTGCAGGCACCCGTGCCATGAGTCAGCTGTCGaaggtaatattttattgaaaaattaataCCAGTCTGTTTAGTcagtcaaattaaataaattagatctggggcccgtttctcaaaagcttgtaacttgtaatacaagtggaagtccctttctacgAAATTCGGAAGGGCTCATGTGGTCGCGTACCTGAAAATTCCAGTGGTTTTGTTGAAGTACCctcatatttcaatacactaCAGTCACTACACAGATGaacattttaatgaaatttatcaatatttttccAATTGTGCTAATGATATTACAACTTGATGTGTTCTTAGATCGGCAGCCGCGAGTGGGTCGGCTACGGCTTCAACGGACAGCCCAACTACGTGGACAGGCCTGACTTCCCCCTGCCCGCTGTCCGCTTCCGCCCCGACACCCCAGACATCAAGGTATGTTGTTGTTCCGTCGGAAAGAAGAGGGAAATCTTAAAGCCATACTATAGCCCAAAAAAGGAAGCAGTAGACCTGAACGCCTGGGCGTGGAGCCCTGCTAGAAAGAGATGCAGTGGGCTTTCATAAGATCCACATCTCGCTTCAGTCCAACAATTTGAAGATTTAAAGGAAGATCTTCCAGCATATATGCAGGATATCACAATTTAATGGTTCCATGCGATCTTGACTAAACCATCAATCATTGCCTTTATTGAGTCTTCAGATTTGGCCTCTTGGTTTAGTGGCCAGAGGTTCTATGAGCAAAGTGTCAATAACTTTGATTGTCCAGTGGACTTTTATCGTCCAATCTCGAATAAGCTTTATCTAATACAAAtctaactaaatatttaaaacaggtCCTCCGCGAAAAGGAAAAGGGTGACTGGAAGAAGCTGACGCTAGAAGAGAAGAAAGCGTTGTACCGCGCCTCCTTCTGCCAGACCTTTGCTGAGTTCAAGGCTCCCACCGGGGAGTGGAAGGGAATCTTCGGATGGGGACTCGTCCTGGCCTCTCTATCTGTCTGGATCTACATGGGCATGAAGCTATTTGGTGAGTAGATCAGCAGACCTTTGAGGTCACGGCTCCCACCGGGGAGTGGAAGGGAGTTGTTGGCTAGGGACTCATCATACATCCATCGTACAAGGGCATGAAGCTGTTTGGTGAGTAGATTTAAAGTGCCCACTGCGAAGTGGGAGTAACTTAAAATCTATCTGAGAACCCTACGATAAGCCTTTTGATTAAAACAACCATTGAGAGCTAAataccacacacacacatgttAAACTTATAACATCCGAATTTTTGCCTCAAACAGCACATATTTCCCAAACTAAATTTCCCATGTCTTTACAGTATACAGCCCGCTGCCCGATTCCTTCAGCGAAGAGAAACAGAAGGCGCAGCTCAAGCGCATGCTGGACCTGAAGGTGAACCCCGTGGACGGTCTCGCCTCCAAGTGGGACTATGAGAACAACCGCTGGAAGTAAACTGACACTCGAGGTAACTGATTCCAGTCAATATCAATAGTAACGGATGGGTTTATTTATGCGCCAAAAACGCgcactgtgcgtttctccagaaacttcctgcctcgcacagctaaactgacTATCACCCGCGGTTTCCGGACCGATACCACCttcaaactttcaagaaaagagcgtacgtCTGTCTTAAAGACCGGCAACgtacttgcaacccctctggtgttgcaggtgtacATGGGCgatggtaatcgcttaccaacAGGCGATTCTTCTGCTCCTGcctcctttaatataaaaaaaaccggccaagttcgagtcggcctcgcgcacgaagggttccgtaccattacgcaaaaaacggcaataaaatcacgtttgttgtatgggagccccactttattatttattttattctgtttttagtatttgttgttatagcggcaacagaaatacatcatctgtgaaaatttcaactgtatgtAACAAAGTGCAGCAGATGCTTGTAAACACAAACTGTAAATACataattgaccgagcgaagTTAAGGTCTCCCTTTCAGCTTGGGCAATAACGCTTTCATATGTCAGACTATTCTGCTCTAAAGGTCGTACTTCTCAACTGATACTAATGAAATTCTGTGAGCGGGTTtgataaatatacaatagtttttttttagcttatagTGCTTATAGTAATTTTCTCATTTCTGTTTCAGTTGGCGTGGTGCTATGGACCGGCTTGGGTAGAGTAGACATATGTATAATAAGAACTATCTCTGTAAGATAATAAATTGTGATTCCAATCATACAACTCTTTCATTAAATATGTATCTTCGATTTCGAcccttcgaaaaaaaaaatactcggtTTAATTGCAAGCCTGTTAAGAGATTTGACCAAAAACTGATTCCTGGGATACATTAAGAATATATATGTGAATTGTGACATTTATTGCTTTCAACCGATATAACTTAACGATTCTTTATATGGATTCCGCTTCCAATCGATATTTCGAAATATATGCCCAGTTGTTAAATTTGGTCTAACGTTTCTTGGGTAAAATGAATTTAAGCTGTGGAAATTATATGGCTCAAACTgagaatacaatacaaaaattatatacaGATTATcagttttgtacaaaaataatggtTAATAATTGAAACTAACTCCATTTGTCATAATCAAATCGCATACGCCAACGTGATTGGTACAAGCTAGCGATCAATTTTATTTCCTGTCGTATAAACGACACTAAAGTTTTTGGTCTGAATGTAATGTTATCAAGCTATTTCTTTATCATATATTGCAACAACAACATTAAAAGTGATTGCAATAAAATATCTAAAGGCGCTTGCTATTTTTGACTTAAGTAGGTCACAGACAGAAAATAAGGCCTAAAAATCATATTGTTTAGTATATGTCTGgctatgtaggtacagtcgaccaatttgattcctaggtCACTGTAGAACCGTGTCATAATGAACTAATTTGTTTATCTTCTACGACagtcttagaggatataaccaaacgaagtagccattaacaggcgttcccctctgtcgaaaatagtcggccaatggtcatacacaatgtatggacggacgtttatctgacatggctattttgacgttacgtgtacatttgacgttccccttccccgcaaaaattggcagactttgttgtacagcaaattacagacaaggcgtctccgttggttatatcctccaagactGGCTGCTTATTGAGTGATGTATTTACTGTATTTATCATTTATCTAGTAGTTAAAGCGACAAGGTTCTAcagtggcctaggaatcaaaaTGATTGACTGTACTGCCAGCAGGGCAGCAGCTCTTTCTCAAGATACATTCCAGGCACAAGAATGGTATTGTCCGAGTACAGTCAACTCCAATAATACAATCTTATCTTAAGTTTATTTCAAACATGTACCTTTTGATTTGAATGTTGTATACctaaacaaatagaaaacaaaatCGATAAGTGGGTAATTGCGGTTGcattacttattataataaatttcatgTTGAAATGGGTGTAAAGTTTATGACAAGGCAATAAAATAACAATCATTTGTAGAAGTTGTTTATTTCATTGGGACTTATTCGTAGACAATACTTGCAGAAATCATTTCaatttctaattataattttccaAACATGAATAAATTTGAAGTGATACTTTTGTTAGCCGTTTTCTTGAAAACAATGACCATAACCGCATTTTCGGAGTCCACAGACACGGCTATGTTTCAGCAAACTGACGACAAAATACTAGACATCCTCGATGACTTATTCATTGCATTGAAAATTAATAGAAACTTCTCAAAACTCAAAAACGTACAAGAGTATATGTCCAAGCACAGTCTTATACAAGACGCGCTTtataaaaaccataaaaaatataaagaaacacGCGATATAAGTAAAACGAATATTAGCCATAAAATTGCTTATTACATTTCAAACATTAACGAAGTTGTTGACGAAATGATAAGGaatgaaattgtaataaaagacGAAAATTACCAGAATGACGACAACACATTGAGTGAAAGACAAGACATTGTTAACTTAGCAAgaagatttaatttaaatatcaaaacacTTGCTGCAAGTGTTCTTAAGTTACCAAGTAAGTACCCAGATAGAATCACGACGGGCTTTTTAAACACGCTGTTATTGCTCCCAAAAAAAAGGCGTTCAAATCTGGTTCAAATCATTTCAAGCACCTCGgcctcgcccgcttagctacTGCGTTTGCAGCTGGATGTAGGTACGTCTGCAGGTCATGATACCGACAGTCATttgttcttcttctttcttaTCGTCAACTCTTGATAGAGCAGTCGTTGTCGTCACATCAGCCACGTCATGGGCAACGCCACACAAATATTCCTCGTATCTACACTTCCCTTCTTGTATCTACATTCGTGTTGTTTTTCTTTAGGCACAAATAATCTTAGCAAAGATGAGGCGCGGCGTATCTTCGAAGGCAGTAGCACGGGAATCAAGCGATATCCGTTCATGGTGAGCGTGCACGTGGCGGGGCGCTTCGTGTGCGCCGGCTCGCTGGTACACGAGAGCTTGGCGCTCAGCGCAGCCTCCTGTCTCATGCGGTAAGACATTGGTCATCACTTTAGACAAGAGTTGTAACCAAGATGAACCGAATCTTCGAAGGTATCAAGCGGTATCCGTTCATGGTAAGCATGCAACGTGGCGGGGCGCTTCGTGTGCGCCGGCTCGCTGGTACACGAGAGCTTGGCGCTCAGCGCAGCCTCCTGTCTCATGCGGTAAGACATTGGTCATCACTTTAGACAAGAGTTGTAACCAAGATGAACCGAATCTTCGAAGGTATCAAGCGGTATCCGTTCATGGTAAGCATGCAACGTGGCGGGGCGCTTCGTGTGCGCCGGCTCGCTGGTACACGAGAGCTTGGCGCTCAGCGCGGCCTCCTGTCTCATGCGGTAAGACATTGGTCATCACTTTAGACAAGAGTTGTAACCAAGATGAACCGAATCTTCGAAGGTATCAAGCGGTATCCGTTCATGGTAAGCATGCAACGTGGCGGGGCGCTTCGTGTGCGCCGGCTCGCTGGTACACGAGAGCTTGGCGCTCAGCGCAGCCTCCTGTCTCATGCGGTAAGACATTGGTCATCACTTTAGACAAGAGTTGTAACCAAGATGAACCGAATCTTCGAAGGTATCAAGCGGTATCCGTTCATGGTAAGCATGCAACGTGGCGGGGCGCTTCGTGTGCGCCGGCTCGCTGGTACACGAGAGCTTGGCGCTCAGCGCGGCCTCCTGTCTCATGCGGTAAGACATTGGTCATCACTTTAGACAAGAGTTGTAACCAAGATGAACCGAATCTTCGAAGGTATCAAGCGGTATCCGTTCATGGTAAGCATGCAACGTGGCGGGGCGCTTCGTGTGCGCCGGCTCGCTGGTACACGAGAGCTGGGCGCTCAACGCGGCCTCCTGCCTCATGCGGTGAGCTACCGTTCATATAAACTGAGAAAATAGAAGGTATCTGTGGCGGACCTGGACGCCAAAGATTCCTGCTGAGCAAGCCGGactaatttgatatttttctttGAGACTGTACCATAAGTTTGTCAGATATTAGGCAAGCCGGTGAGGATTGAGTTCTGTGGACACCCCGCTCCATGTGAGGATAATTCTACAAAAATGATGATTATCAGCGCCATCTGGCTTAATATAGTTTGTATATGccttaagtaatatatatagctTTTATCCCTCAGTCCTTCAGATTTAAATGCACACGTCCAAATCCGCGTGGCCAGTGACTTCGTCAGCAAAAAGGGCCACCTCATCAACATAGACGAGCTCATCTTCCATCCTCAGTTCGACCGGAAAACTCTGGCTAACAACTTAGTGCTTCTACGGGCGAGGAAAGTGAGTCTGCCTTGTTGTACCTAAATTATTTAACCGGTTTAACAAAACTGATAAAAGATTCACAGTTGTGAAAAGTTAAGGAAAgtagaaagtttccaaaaaattaatataaagttCATATCTGGGAAACTAGTTAGTTCCTTTATTAGGCTGATCGAGGAGCTCAGCAACACTATGGTTGGATGTTCAATAGATGGAACGTTCGTAAATAACATCAGCtacgcggacgacatggtgttgctgagccCGTCGATCGACGCCCTTAGGACGCTGGTAAGTGTCTGTGAGCGGTATGCGGAGGCCCATGGCCTCAAGTACAATGTCTCTAAAAGTTAGCTGCTGGTCTTCAGAGGAAGAACTGTCAACTTAGACGACCAAATGTTACCTCCAGTGAGACTGAATGGCACTCCTCTTAAAGTAGTATCAGAATTTAAGTACTTGGGGCACTGGGTAACCGCATCGCTAAAAGATGACGTAGATGTGGAAAGGGAGCGTAGGGCGCTGGCAGTAAGAAGTAATATATTGATTCGTAGGTTCGCAAGATGTACTagcaacgttaaaatcacccttTTTAAGGCGTACTGCCAGTCATTTTACACTTGCAGCCTATGGATcaactttttaaaaaaaacttacagcgCCCTACGCGTGCAATATAATAACgcttttaggatgctgttggggctgccgcgctatTGTAGCGCTAGcggtatgttcgcggaggcgcgcaccGACGGCTTCCACGCCATCATGCGCAAGCGGGTGGCGTCGctagtgcggcgcgtgcgcggcaGCACCAACAGCATTCTAGCCACAGTCGCAGACcggatagatggcgctttatGGCAATATTGGAATAGCCTACATGCGTGTGATAGAATAAGTTACATAAGTCATATTAACATAGTTAAAAATATCACTATCATAGGTTAATCATTTTAGTAATAAGCTACTAATACATTATGGAAATTTTTattccgaaataaattattatttaatttaatttaatttaattgtttcgtataaatttgaaaatatccctgaaactttccgcaactttcTACAAGTTGTGTGTAAGTTCTCTACAGTCCTTGCAACAAATAGCATGCGATTTTAGATTACTTGACGGCTAAGTAGGTGCAACTTATTCAATCGAACGATGCGAATGCGCCGCGAGTGCGCCCAACGATTGCAATAGTTTGCGAGCTTTACACGAGTTGCGCTAATTAGGCGCGCAATCTAAAGCAACTTTGTAATTTTGAAATGTAAATGAGATTTTGTGATGAGGTTAATATTAAAGAATATTTCCTTCTCTCAATAATATGTACCGTTGAATGTGAAAGGCACTGCGGTTCAGAAAACAACACGTGGTAGCCATCCAGTACGACACGGCGGCAGCAAGCGCTCTGAAACCCAGTGTAGAAAACGTCGTCATACTGGGCTGGGGTCGAAGAAAGGTGAGCTGTCCACTCGCATTTAGAACCATAGACAAATATATAGAGTTACCGAATAAATTCCGGTTTTGCCAGCTATAGTAGCAGTTACCCCCTACAGTGGCTACAGTAACTTAACTGGCTACAGTAGGTAAGTGAACTGTTCACGCACGCTTCTTCGCGCATTAGAAGGACTATCAACTATAAATGGGAAACTTAAGCTGTTTCCGCACTTTGCTGCTCTTAAC
This DNA window, taken from Cydia strobilella chromosome 21, ilCydStro3.1, whole genome shotgun sequence, encodes the following:
- the LOC134751176 gene encoding cytochrome c oxidase subunit 4 isoform 1, mitochondrial-like, yielding MANYLMRRALLDAVRVPAGTRAMSQLSKIGSREWVGYGFNGQPNYVDRPDFPLPAVRFRPDTPDIKVLREKEKGDWKKLTLEEKKALYRASFCQTFAEFKAPTGEWKGIFGWGLVLASLSVWIYMGMKLFVYSPLPDSFSEEKQKAQLKRMLDLKVNPVDGLASKWDYENNRWK